One Salvia splendens isolate huo1 chromosome 12, SspV2, whole genome shotgun sequence genomic window carries:
- the LOC121759389 gene encoding receptor-like protein 4 isoform X2: MNLSSNSLGGNLPSGLGQRSLVKLLLNDNLLEGEVPEQLYSVGVHGGAIDLSSNKGLCGVPSLPKCPPFWGKSGLSTGGKIAIGLSCLLIVSLIVLGSYYFCICRRRSHYDLGLPHELASLSAKRNRYQRQKSLITLEMESQHAKGFLPTYGP, encoded by the exons AT GAACTTGAGTTCTAATTCATTGGGAGGCAATTTACCCTCAGGATTGGGTCAACGGTCGCTGGTGAAACT ATTGTTGAATGATAACTTACTGGAAGGAGAAGTTCCGGAGCAACTGTATTCGGTTGGAGTCCATGGTGGAGCCATTGA CCTCTCTAGTAATAAAGGGCTATGCGGCGTACCTTCTCTTCCGAAATGTCCGCCCTTTTGGGGGAAAAGTGGCTTATCGACTGGTGGCAAGATCGCGATAGGTCTGTCTTGTCTGCTCATCGTTTCTTTGATTGTTCTTGGATCATACTATTTCTGCATCTGTAGGCGGCGCAGCCACTACGACCTTGGTCTGCCCCACGAATTAGCAT CACTCTCTGCAAAAAGAAACAGATATCAAAGGCAGAAATCGTTGATTACTCTCGAAATGGAAAGCCAACATGCCAAGGGATTCCTTCCAACGTACGGTCCGTAG
- the LOC121759389 gene encoding uncharacterized protein LOC121759389 isoform X1, whose protein sequence is MFLYFYEKFAVCKKAFEFIPSMLKRLLNDNLLEGEVPEQLYSVGVHGGAIDLSSNKGLCGVPSLPKCPPFWGKSGLSTGGKIAIGLSCLLIVSLIVLGSYYFCICRRRSHYDLGLPHELASLSAKRNRYQRQKSLITLEMESQHAKGFLPTYGP, encoded by the exons atgtttttatacttttatgAGAAATTTGCAGTGTGTAAGAAAGCCTTTGAATTCATTCCTTCAATGCTAAAACG ATTGTTGAATGATAACTTACTGGAAGGAGAAGTTCCGGAGCAACTGTATTCGGTTGGAGTCCATGGTGGAGCCATTGA CCTCTCTAGTAATAAAGGGCTATGCGGCGTACCTTCTCTTCCGAAATGTCCGCCCTTTTGGGGGAAAAGTGGCTTATCGACTGGTGGCAAGATCGCGATAGGTCTGTCTTGTCTGCTCATCGTTTCTTTGATTGTTCTTGGATCATACTATTTCTGCATCTGTAGGCGGCGCAGCCACTACGACCTTGGTCTGCCCCACGAATTAGCAT CACTCTCTGCAAAAAGAAACAGATATCAAAGGCAGAAATCGTTGATTACTCTCGAAATGGAAAGCCAACATGCCAAGGGATTCCTTCCAACGTACGGTCCGTAG